One stretch of Pararhizobium qamdonense DNA includes these proteins:
- a CDS encoding glutathione S-transferase family protein, with the protein MTQLTLYVGNKNYSSWSLRPWLALEACGIPFQDVVIPFDFPAGNPKFKDISPTVQVPVLHHGDVRVWQSLAIIEYAAELFPDAGLWPKDPAERAVARAYSMEMLSGFRALRGACPMNIRREKRAIALPDGVTGDVERIETIWREAVARSGGPFLFGSFTAADAMFAPVVNRFEIYDLTRNPGSLAYMDAVKTHPAFRKWQEAALQETWIVPEDEA; encoded by the coding sequence ATGACCCAACTGACACTCTATGTCGGGAATAAAAACTATTCCTCCTGGTCGTTGCGGCCCTGGCTTGCGCTGGAGGCCTGCGGCATTCCGTTTCAGGATGTGGTCATCCCCTTCGATTTTCCGGCGGGCAACCCGAAGTTCAAGGATATTTCGCCGACAGTACAGGTTCCGGTTCTGCATCATGGCGATGTGCGGGTCTGGCAATCGCTGGCGATCATCGAATATGCCGCCGAACTTTTCCCCGATGCCGGGCTTTGGCCGAAAGATCCGGCTGAGCGCGCGGTGGCGCGGGCCTATTCGATGGAAATGCTCTCCGGTTTCCGGGCATTGCGCGGTGCCTGCCCGATGAACATCCGCCGCGAGAAGCGGGCGATCGCGCTGCCCGACGGCGTCACCGGGGATGTCGAGCGGATCGAGACGATCTGGCGCGAGGCGGTGGCGCGCTCCGGCGGTCCGTTCCTGTTCGGCAGCTTTACGGCGGCCGATGCAATGTTTGCGCCGGTGGTCAATCGTTTCGAGATCTACGACCTCACCCGCAATCCCGGCTCTCTGGCATATATGGATGCAGTCAAGACGCATCCGGCCTTCCGCAAGTGGCAGGAGGCGGCCCTGCAGGAAACCTGGATCGTGCCGGAGGACGAGGCCTGA
- the rpmF gene encoding 50S ribosomal protein L32, which yields MAVPKRKTSPSKRGMRRSADALKTPTYIEDKNSGELRRPHHIDLKTGMYRGRQVLTPKASA from the coding sequence ATGGCTGTACCTAAAAGAAAAACAAGCCCGTCCAAGCGTGGCATGCGCCGCTCCGCCGATGCGCTGAAGACACCGACCTATATCGAAGACAAGAACTCCGGCGAACTGCGCCGCCCGCACCACATCGACCTGAAGACAGGCATGTATCGCGGCCGTCAGGTTCTGACCCCGAAGGCTTCCGCTTAA
- the phaR gene encoding polyhydroxyalkanoate synthesis repressor PhaR, which produces MAKHDGQIVIKKYANRRLYNTGTSTYVTLDDLAVMVKKGEEFTVQDAKSGDDITHSVLTQIIFEQESKTGNTLLPISFLRQLISFYGDQMQMVVPSYLEHSMQAFTDQQVTMREQINKAFGDTPLGKNLTVPLQLVEEQVKRNTDLFHQAMQMFSPFMAATPATKEPRKAEAKDIDELKEQLRALQTKLENLG; this is translated from the coding sequence ATGGCCAAACACGACGGTCAGATTGTCATTAAAAAATACGCCAACCGGAGGCTCTACAATACCGGGACGAGCACCTATGTGACGCTCGACGATCTCGCTGTGATGGTGAAAAAGGGAGAGGAATTCACCGTTCAGGACGCGAAATCAGGCGACGACATCACCCATTCGGTGCTGACACAGATCATTTTCGAGCAGGAATCCAAGACCGGCAACACGCTTCTGCCGATCTCCTTCCTGCGTCAGCTGATCTCCTTTTACGGCGACCAGATGCAGATGGTGGTGCCGAGCTATCTCGAACATTCGATGCAGGCCTTCACCGACCAGCAGGTGACGATGCGCGAACAGATCAACAAGGCCTTCGGCGATACGCCGCTCGGCAAGAACCTGACCGTTCCGCTGCAATTGGTGGAAGAACAGGTCAAGCGCAACACCGATCTCTTCCATCAGGCCATGCAGATGTTCTCGCCCTTCATGGCGGCGACACCTGCCACAAAGGAGCCGCGCAAGGCCGAGGCCAAGGATATCGATGAGCTGAAGGAGCAGCTGCGCGCCCTGCAGACGAAGCTGGAAAATCTCGGCTGA
- a CDS encoding acetyl-CoA C-acetyltransferase, producing the protein MSTPSIVIASAGRTAVGSFNGAFANTPAHELGAAVIKGVLERAGVEAAEVDEVILGQVLSAGEGQNPARQAAMKAGIPQEATAWGMNQLCGSGLRAVALGMQQIATGDAKIIVAGGMESMSMAPHCAHLRGGVKMGDFKMIDTMIKDGLTDAFYGYHMGTTAENVAKKWQLSREDQDVFALGSQNKAEAAQKAGRFADEIIPFIVKGRKGDVTVDQDEYIRHGATLESMAKLRPAFDKEGTVTAANASGLNDGAAATLLMSEAEAGRRGIQPLARIVSWATAGVDPQIMGTGPIPASRKALEKAGWSVADVELVEANEAFAAQACAVNKDLGWDTSIVNVNGGAIAIGHPIGASGARVLNTLLFEMKRRGVSKGLATLCIGGGMGVAMCVERL; encoded by the coding sequence ATGAGCACGCCCTCCATTGTCATCGCCAGCGCCGGCCGGACCGCAGTTGGCTCGTTCAACGGCGCCTTTGCCAATACGCCTGCCCATGAGCTGGGCGCCGCTGTCATCAAGGGTGTGCTGGAGCGCGCCGGTGTCGAGGCCGCCGAAGTTGATGAAGTCATCCTCGGTCAGGTTCTGTCGGCCGGCGAAGGCCAGAACCCGGCGCGCCAGGCGGCAATGAAAGCCGGTATTCCGCAGGAAGCGACGGCCTGGGGCATGAACCAGCTCTGTGGCTCGGGCCTGCGCGCAGTCGCGCTCGGCATGCAGCAGATCGCCACCGGCGATGCCAAGATCATCGTGGCCGGCGGCATGGAATCCATGTCGATGGCGCCGCATTGCGCGCATTTGCGCGGCGGCGTCAAGATGGGCGATTTCAAGATGATCGACACCATGATCAAGGATGGCCTGACCGACGCCTTCTACGGCTATCACATGGGCACGACAGCGGAAAACGTCGCCAAGAAGTGGCAGCTTTCGCGTGAAGACCAGGACGTGTTTGCGCTGGGATCGCAAAACAAGGCCGAAGCCGCGCAGAAGGCCGGGCGTTTTGCCGATGAGATCATTCCCTTCATCGTCAAGGGCCGCAAGGGCGACGTGACCGTCGATCAGGACGAATATATCCGCCACGGCGCAACGCTGGAATCAATGGCGAAACTGCGCCCGGCCTTTGACAAGGAAGGCACGGTCACTGCTGCCAATGCTTCGGGCCTGAACGACGGGGCCGCTGCCACGCTGCTGATGAGCGAGGCGGAAGCCGGCCGCCGCGGCATTCAGCCGCTCGCCCGTATCGTCTCCTGGGCTACGGCCGGCGTCGATCCGCAGATCATGGGCACAGGGCCGATCCCGGCTTCGCGCAAGGCCCTCGAAAAGGCCGGCTGGTCTGTCGCCGATGTGGAACTTGTCGAAGCCAACGAGGCGTTTGCCGCGCAGGCCTGCGCCGTCAACAAGGATCTCGGCTGGGATACCTCGATCGTCAACGTTAATGGCGGTGCCATCGCCATCGGCCATCCGATCGGTGCATCCGGCGCACGCGTTCTGAACACGCTTCTGTTCGAAATGAAGCGCCGTGGCGTTTCCAAGGGTCTTGCCACGCTTTGCATAGGCGGCGGCATGGGTGTTGCCATGTGCGTCGAGCGGCTGTGA
- the phbB gene encoding acetoacetyl-CoA reductase, whose protein sequence is MSRVALVTGGSRGIGAAISIALKGAGYKVAATYAGNDEKAKAFSDVTGIPTYKWDVSDYKECTKGIAHVVDDLGPIEILVNNAGITRDAMFHKMTPEQWGDVVGTNLTGLFNMTHPVWTGMRDRNFGRVINISSINGQKGQMGQANYSAAKAGDLGFTKALAQEGAAKGITVNAVCPGYIGTEMVRAIPEKVLNERIIPQIPVGRLGEPDEIARIVVFLASDDAGFITGSTISANGGQFFV, encoded by the coding sequence ATGAGCAGGGTAGCATTGGTCACAGGCGGATCGCGCGGCATCGGCGCGGCCATATCCATCGCGTTGAAGGGGGCCGGATACAAGGTGGCCGCGACCTATGCCGGCAATGACGAAAAAGCGAAGGCCTTCAGCGACGTCACCGGCATTCCGACCTATAAGTGGGACGTCTCCGACTATAAGGAATGCACCAAAGGCATCGCGCATGTGGTCGATGATCTCGGCCCGATCGAAATCCTCGTCAACAATGCCGGCATTACCCGCGATGCGATGTTTCATAAGATGACACCGGAGCAGTGGGGTGACGTGGTCGGTACCAACCTCACCGGCCTTTTCAACATGACGCATCCGGTCTGGACCGGAATGCGCGACCGCAATTTCGGCCGGGTGATCAACATATCCTCGATCAACGGCCAGAAGGGCCAGATGGGCCAGGCGAACTACTCGGCCGCAAAAGCCGGCGATCTCGGCTTCACCAAGGCGCTCGCCCAAGAAGGCGCCGCCAAGGGCATTACCGTCAACGCCGTCTGCCCTGGCTATATCGGTACCGAGATGGTCCGCGCGATCCCGGAAAAGGTACTGAATGAACGGATCATCCCGCAAATACCCGTCGGCCGCCTTGGCGAACCCGACGAGATTGCCCGGATCGTCGTGTTCCTGGCCTCCGACGATGCCGGGTTCATCACCGGCTCGACGATTTCGGCCAATGGCGGTCAGTTTTTCGTCTGA
- a CDS encoding helicase-related protein produces the protein MILSGRGVIAVLGPTNTGKTHYAIERMVAHESGVIGLPLRLLAREVYTRVVEKVGAHNVALITGEEKITPHMARFSVCTVEAMPRETKAAFVAIDEVQLAGDLERGHIFTDRLMHLRGRVETLLLGASTMRPILEHLLPGITVVERPRLSQLLYAGSKKITRLPQRTAIVAFSAEEVYAIAELIRRQRGGAAVVLGALSPRTRNAQVALYQAGDVEYLVATDAIGMGLNLDVDHVAFAQGRKYDGYQFRDLNPGELAQIAGRAGRHLRDGTFGVTSRVEPFDNELVHRIESHQFDPVRVLQWRSKSMNYASIAALKKSLDAAPAVHGLTRALPAVDQQALDYLSRYPEVTSVATTPERVEKLWEACALPDYRRITPAQHADLISTIYADLVRRGTVNEDFMAEQVRRADHTDGEIDTLSARIAQIRTWTYVSNRPGWLADPTHWQEKTREIEDRLSDALHERLTKRFVDRRTSVLMKRLRENAMLEAEISVNGDVFVEGHHVGQLAGFRFTLATVTDGLDARAAQGAAQKALALEFEARAARLHAAGNADLALSSDGLVRWLGDPVARLTASDHVMRPRVLLLADEQLQGNAREHVLARIERFVNHHISTVLKPLDDLSRAEDLEGLAKGLAFQLVENLGVMFRRDVADDVKSLDQEARASIRRHGIRFGAYHIFMPALLKPAPAELITLLWALKNDGLDKPGYGDLIPVLAAGRTSVVTDPSFERTFYKLAGFRFLGKRAVRIDILERLADLIRPLLQWKPGTTPRPDGAYDGRRFTATTAMLSILGATPDDMEEILKGLGYRADSVKVEDAAAFLAAQSGLAAPATDATASDTPAETADHDDADAAPAGEGVQASEPAASEPATAEQAVETVPAATEAEASDQSVIAEQAGELAEPVEAKPVLLWRPGSRNDNQRSGGRPQGDRRGAGNRAPQSEARREGGEPRREGEGRREGRDDNRKPGGGGKPDRNRGRDGGKPQGGQRHEKGDRQDRPDRNDRGGKPQAAKFEARPPRKEKPMDPDSPFAKLAALKEQMKK, from the coding sequence ATGATCTTGAGTGGCCGCGGCGTGATCGCGGTGCTCGGCCCCACCAATACCGGCAAGACGCATTACGCGATCGAGCGCATGGTTGCGCACGAAAGCGGCGTCATCGGCCTGCCGCTGCGCCTCCTGGCGCGCGAGGTCTATACGCGTGTCGTCGAAAAGGTCGGTGCCCACAATGTCGCGCTGATCACCGGCGAGGAAAAGATCACGCCGCATATGGCGCGCTTTTCCGTCTGCACGGTCGAGGCCATGCCGCGCGAGACCAAGGCTGCCTTCGTTGCCATCGACGAGGTGCAGCTTGCCGGCGACCTGGAGCGCGGTCATATCTTCACCGACCGGCTGATGCATCTGCGCGGCCGGGTGGAGACACTGCTGCTCGGCGCCTCCACCATGCGGCCGATCCTGGAACATCTGCTGCCGGGGATCACCGTCGTCGAGCGCCCGCGCCTGTCCCAGCTTCTCTATGCGGGCTCCAAGAAGATCACCCGCCTGCCGCAGCGCACTGCCATCGTCGCCTTCTCCGCCGAGGAGGTCTATGCGATCGCCGAGCTGATCCGCCGCCAGCGCGGCGGTGCCGCCGTCGTGCTGGGCGCCCTGTCGCCGCGCACGCGCAATGCGCAGGTGGCGCTCTATCAGGCCGGCGATGTCGAATATCTGGTGGCGACGGATGCCATCGGCATGGGGCTCAATCTCGATGTCGATCATGTCGCCTTCGCCCAGGGCCGCAAATATGACGGCTACCAGTTCCGCGATCTCAATCCCGGTGAGCTGGCGCAGATCGCCGGACGCGCTGGGCGCCATCTGCGCGATGGGACATTCGGGGTCACTTCGCGGGTCGAGCCGTTCGACAACGAGCTGGTGCACCGGATCGAATCACATCAGTTCGATCCCGTCCGCGTTCTCCAATGGCGCTCCAAATCGATGAATTATGCCTCGATCGCGGCTCTGAAGAAGAGTTTGGATGCCGCGCCTGCCGTCCATGGCCTCACCAGGGCCCTGCCGGCGGTCGATCAGCAGGCTTTGGACTATCTTTCGCGCTATCCGGAGGTTACCAGTGTCGCGACGACACCGGAGCGTGTAGAGAAACTGTGGGAAGCCTGTGCGCTTCCCGACTACCGGCGGATAACGCCGGCGCAGCATGCGGATCTGATTTCGACGATCTATGCCGATCTCGTCCGGCGTGGCACAGTGAATGAAGATTTCATGGCCGAACAGGTCCGCCGCGCGGACCATACGGATGGTGAAATCGACACATTGTCCGCGAGAATTGCACAAATCAGGACATGGACCTATGTGTCCAACCGTCCGGGATGGCTTGCCGATCCGACACACTGGCAAGAAAAGACGCGGGAAATCGAGGATCGATTGTCTGACGCGTTACATGAAAGGTTGACGAAACGCTTTGTTGATCGCAGGACATCTGTGCTCATGAAGCGCCTGAGAGAGAATGCGATGTTGGAAGCTGAAATCAGTGTAAATGGCGATGTCTTCGTTGAAGGTCATCATGTGGGACAATTGGCCGGGTTCCGTTTCACGCTGGCGACAGTGACCGATGGTCTCGACGCGCGTGCAGCGCAAGGAGCTGCGCAAAAGGCGCTGGCTCTCGAGTTCGAAGCGCGTGCGGCACGGTTGCATGCGGCCGGCAATGCCGATCTGGCGCTGTCGTCGGATGGTCTCGTGCGCTGGCTCGGCGATCCCGTGGCGCGGCTGACAGCCAGCGACCATGTCATGCGTCCACGCGTGCTCTTGCTTGCCGACGAGCAGCTGCAAGGCAATGCCCGCGAGCATGTGCTGGCCCGCATCGAACGCTTCGTCAATCATCACATCTCGACGGTTCTGAAGCCGCTTGACGATCTCTCGCGCGCTGAGGATCTCGAAGGTCTTGCCAAGGGCCTGGCTTTCCAGCTGGTCGAAAATCTCGGCGTCATGTTCCGCCGCGATGTCGCCGATGACGTCAAGTCGCTGGACCAAGAGGCGCGCGCTTCCATCCGCCGCCATGGCATCCGTTTCGGCGCCTATCACATTTTCATGCCGGCGCTGTTGAAGCCTGCTCCGGCCGAACTCATCACGCTGCTCTGGGCGTTGAAGAATGACGGTCTCGACAAGCCGGGCTATGGTGATCTGATCCCGGTTCTGGCCGCTGGCCGTACGTCGGTGGTCACCGATCCGTCGTTCGAGCGCACGTTCTACAAGCTGGCCGGCTTCCGCTTCCTTGGAAAACGTGCCGTTCGTATCGACATCCTCGAGCGCCTGGCTGACCTCATCCGTCCGCTGCTGCAGTGGAAGCCGGGCACGACGCCGCGTCCGGACGGTGCCTATGATGGCCGCCGCTTCACCGCAACGACAGCGATGCTGTCCATTCTAGGCGCGACGCCTGACGATATGGAAGAGATCCTCAAGGGTCTCGGCTACCGGGCAGATTCCGTCAAGGTCGAGGACGCAGCGGCGTTCCTGGCCGCCCAGTCCGGATTGGCCGCACCGGCAACGGATGCCACAGCGTCCGACACGCCGGCTGAAACCGCCGATCACGACGACGCCGACGCTGCTCCTGCAGGGGAAGGGGTCCAGGCTTCCGAACCGGCAGCTTCTGAGCCGGCAACTGCCGAACAGGCTGTAGAGACTGTTCCGGCTGCCACTGAAGCCGAAGCGTCCGATCAGTCAGTCATTGCAGAGCAGGCAGGCGAATTGGCTGAGCCGGTTGAGGCCAAGCCTGTTCTTCTGTGGCGCCCGGGCAGCCGCAATGACAACCAGCGTTCCGGTGGACGCCCGCAGGGCGATCGCCGTGGCGCGGGCAACCGTGCACCGCAGAGTGAAGCCCGCCGCGAGGGTGGCGAGCCGCGCCGTGAGGGTGAAGGCCGCCGCGAAGGCCGTGATGACAATCGCAAGCCGGGTGGTGGCGGCAAGCCGGATCGCAACCGCGGCCGTGACGGTGGCAAGCCCCAGGGTGGTCAGCGGCATGAAAAGGGCGACCGCCAGGATCGTCCCGATCGCAACGACCGCGGCGGAAAGCCGCAGGCCGCCAAATTCGAGGCCCGTCCACCGCGCAAGGAAAAGCCGATGGATCCGGATTCGCCTTTCGCCAAGCTCGCTGCTCTCAAGGAGCAGATGAAGAAATAA
- a CDS encoding RNA-binding S4 domain-containing protein — protein sequence MGEKPPQSLPVLRQRLDKWLFFTRLQKSRSIAQKAIESGDIRVNDARITQPSHAVKAGDIVAVSLDRRDTIVRVLLPGVRRGPYEEARLLYEDLTPAAVPGEKQNAFEQATRERGSGRPTKKERRDVDRLKQGWDEE from the coding sequence ATGGGTGAAAAGCCGCCTCAATCCCTGCCGGTTCTGCGCCAGCGTCTCGACAAATGGCTGTTCTTCACGCGCCTGCAAAAATCACGCTCGATCGCCCAGAAGGCGATCGAGTCCGGTGATATCCGGGTCAACGATGCCAGGATCACCCAGCCATCCCATGCTGTGAAAGCTGGTGATATCGTCGCCGTTTCGCTGGACCGGCGCGACACGATCGTGCGCGTTCTCCTCCCCGGTGTGCGGCGCGGCCCCTATGAAGAAGCCCGCCTGCTCTACGAGGATCTGACGCCCGCAGCCGTTCCCGGTGAAAAACAGAATGCCTTCGAGCAGGCAACCCGCGAGCGCGGCAGCGGCCGGCCGACCAAGAAGGAACGCCGCGACGTCGACAGGCTCAAGCAGGGTTGGGACGAGGAATAG
- the fdxA gene encoding ferredoxin FdxA: protein MTYVVTDNCIRCKYTDCVEVCPVDCFYEGENFLVIHPDECIDCGVCEPECPAGAIKPDTEPGLDMWLKVNADFATQWPNITVKRDEMPEAKEMDGEEGKYEKYFSPKPGTGD, encoded by the coding sequence ATGACGTATGTCGTGACCGACAATTGCATACGCTGCAAATATACCGATTGCGTTGAAGTGTGCCCGGTGGACTGCTTCTACGAGGGCGAAAATTTCCTGGTCATTCATCCCGACGAGTGCATCGACTGTGGTGTCTGCGAGCCGGAATGTCCGGCAGGCGCCATCAAGCCCGATACCGAACCGGGCCTCGACATGTGGCTTAAGGTCAATGCCGACTTCGCCACACAATGGCCGAATATCACCGTCAAGCGTGATGAGATGCCGGAAGCCAAGGAAATGGACGGCGAAGAAGGCAAGTACGAGAAATACTTTTCGCCGAAGCCCGGCACGGGCGACTGA
- a CDS encoding CarD family transcriptional regulator, giving the protein MTTQQKKSSTRHGFKTGESIVYPAHGVGQIVAIEDQVVAGMSLELFVIDFEKDKMRLKVPVAKAVSIGMRKLSETDFVERALKVVQGRARVKRTMWSRRAQEYDAKINSGDLISIAEVVRDLYRAENQPEQSYSERQLYEAALDRMAREIAAVNKMSETEAVRLVETNLNKGPKRGKAIEEDEAQEEAA; this is encoded by the coding sequence ATGACGACCCAGCAGAAAAAATCTTCAACACGCCATGGATTCAAGACCGGTGAATCGATCGTTTACCCGGCTCATGGCGTTGGACAAATCGTTGCTATCGAAGACCAGGTGGTTGCGGGCATGTCGCTCGAACTGTTTGTGATCGATTTCGAAAAGGACAAGATGCGTCTCAAGGTACCGGTCGCAAAAGCCGTTTCCATTGGCATGCGCAAGCTCTCCGAGACCGATTTCGTCGAACGTGCATTGAAGGTCGTCCAGGGCAGGGCACGCGTCAAGCGGACCATGTGGTCGCGCCGCGCGCAGGAATATGATGCCAAGATCAATTCCGGTGACCTGATCTCGATCGCCGAAGTCGTTCGCGACCTCTATCGTGCTGAAAACCAGCCGGAGCAGTCCTATTCCGAACGTCAGCTCTATGAAGCTGCGCTTGACCGCATGGCGCGCGAAATCGCAGCCGTAAACAAGATGTCGGAAACCGAAGCTGTCCGTCTCGTTGAAACGAACCTCAACAAGGGTCCGAAGCGCGGCAAGGCCATCGAAGAAGACGAAGCGCAGGAAGAAGCTGCGTAA
- the gfa gene encoding S-(hydroxymethyl)glutathione synthase, giving the protein MPATVSLHPLLDQGVPRAATGFSGGVLVCACADKPVRVKIEGDVAHNHACGCTKCWKPAGATFSVVAVVPHDKITVLENGDKLEVVDTSALIQRHACKGCGVHMYGPVEREHPFQGLDFIHPERFDTDGWSPPGFAAFVSSIIEAGTDPDDMPAIRGRLSELGLTPSDCLNNALMDYIATWTAKKSGVLKS; this is encoded by the coding sequence ATGCCTGCTACCGTTTCTCTGCATCCCCTGCTCGACCAAGGCGTGCCCAGGGCAGCGACCGGCTTCTCCGGTGGCGTTCTGGTCTGCGCCTGCGCTGACAAGCCTGTACGCGTCAAAATTGAAGGGGACGTCGCCCATAACCACGCCTGCGGCTGCACCAAATGCTGGAAACCGGCCGGGGCGACATTTTCGGTCGTTGCGGTCGTTCCGCATGACAAGATCACGGTGCTTGAAAACGGCGACAAACTTGAAGTCGTCGATACGTCGGCACTGATCCAGCGACATGCCTGCAAAGGCTGCGGCGTGCACATGTATGGCCCGGTGGAACGCGAGCATCCGTTCCAGGGGCTGGACTTCATTCACCCGGAACGTTTCGATACCGACGGCTGGTCGCCGCCCGGCTTTGCCGCTTTCGTCTCGTCCATCATCGAAGCCGGTACCGATCCCGATGATATGCCGGCCATCCGGGGCCGCCTGAGCGAACTCGGCCTGACGCCATCCGATTGCCTGAACAATGCGCTGATGGACTATATTGCCACCTGGACCGCGAAGAAGAGCGGTGTGTTGAAATCCTGA
- the typA gene encoding translational GTPase TypA: protein MKMRNIAIIAHVDHGKTTLVDELLKQSGSFRDNQRTTERMMDSNDLEKERGITILAKATSIEWKGVRINIVDTPGHADFGGEVERILSMVDGAIVLVDSSEGPMPQTKFVVSKALKVGLRPIVAINKIDRPDGRHEEVINEVFDLFANLDATDEQLDFPILYGSGRNGWMNVNPEGPKEEGLAPLLDLVLKHVPEPSVGEEDGAFRMIGTILEANPFLGRIITGRIHSGSIKPNQAVKVLGQDGKLIENGRISKILAFRGIERTPIDEAHAGDIVAIAGLSKGTVADTFCDPSVTEALHAQPIDPPTVTMSFIVNDSPLAGTEGDKVTSRVIRDRLFKEAEGNVALKIEEAEGKDSFYVSGRGELQLAVLIETMRREGFELAVSRPRVVMHKDEATGQMLEPVEEVVIDVDEEYSGVVVQKMSERKAEMAELRPSGGNRVRLKFFAPTRGLIGYQSELMTDTRGTAIMNRLFHEYQPYKGDIGGRVQGVLLSNDAGESVAYAMFNLEDRGPMIIDVGEKVYAGMIIGIHTRDNDLEVNVLKGKKLTNMRASGKDEAVKLTPPIRMTLDRALSWIQDDELVEVTPKNIRLRKMYLDSNDRKRFEKSRGAA, encoded by the coding sequence ATGAAAATGCGCAACATCGCGATCATCGCACACGTTGACCATGGGAAAACCACGCTCGTCGACGAACTTTTGAAGCAGTCGGGTTCGTTCCGCGACAACCAGCGCACGACCGAGCGCATGATGGATTCGAACGACCTCGAAAAAGAGCGCGGCATCACCATTCTGGCCAAGGCCACTTCGATCGAGTGGAAGGGCGTGCGCATCAACATCGTCGACACCCCCGGCCACGCCGACTTCGGTGGTGAAGTCGAGCGTATCCTGTCGATGGTCGATGGCGCGATCGTTCTGGTCGATAGCTCGGAAGGCCCGATGCCGCAGACCAAGTTCGTGGTCTCCAAGGCCCTGAAGGTCGGCCTTCGCCCGATCGTCGCGATCAACAAGATCGACCGCCCGGACGGCCGCCATGAAGAAGTCATCAACGAGGTCTTCGACCTCTTTGCAAACCTGGATGCGACCGACGAACAGCTCGACTTCCCGATCCTCTACGGTTCGGGCCGCAACGGCTGGATGAACGTCAATCCGGAAGGTCCGAAGGAAGAGGGCCTCGCACCGCTTCTCGACCTCGTTCTCAAGCACGTTCCCGAGCCGAGCGTCGGCGAGGAAGACGGCGCGTTCCGCATGATCGGCACGATCCTGGAAGCCAACCCCTTCCTTGGCCGCATCATCACCGGCCGTATCCATTCCGGTTCGATCAAGCCGAACCAGGCCGTCAAGGTTCTCGGCCAGGACGGCAAGCTGATTGAAAACGGCCGTATCTCCAAGATTCTCGCGTTCCGCGGCATCGAGCGTACGCCGATCGACGAAGCGCATGCGGGCGACATCGTCGCCATCGCTGGCCTGTCCAAGGGCACGGTCGCCGACACGTTCTGCGACCCCTCGGTCACGGAAGCGCTGCATGCCCAGCCGATCGACCCGCCGACCGTCACCATGTCCTTCATCGTCAATGACAGCCCGCTTGCCGGCACCGAAGGCGACAAGGTAACAAGCCGCGTCATCCGTGACCGCCTGTTTAAGGAAGCTGAAGGCAACGTCGCGCTGAAGATCGAAGAAGCCGAAGGCAAGGATTCGTTCTACGTGTCCGGCCGTGGCGAATTGCAGCTGGCCGTTCTCATCGAGACCATGCGCCGCGAAGGTTTCGAACTTGCCGTATCGCGTCCGCGCGTCGTCATGCACAAGGACGAAGCCACAGGCCAGATGCTGGAGCCGGTCGAAGAAGTCGTCATCGACGTCGATGAGGAATATTCCGGCGTCGTCGTCCAGAAGATGTCCGAGCGCAAGGCTGAAATGGCCGAGCTTCGTCCGTCCGGTGGCAACCGCGTTCGCCTGAAGTTCTTTGCTCCGACCCGTGGCCTGATCGGCTACCAGTCGGAACTGATGACCGACACGCGCGGCACGGCGATCATGAACCGTCTGTTCCACGAATATCAGCCTTACAAGGGCGATATCGGCGGCCGCGTTCAGGGCGTTCTGCTCTCCAACGACGCTGGCGAATCCGTTGCCTACGCCATGTTCAACCTGGAAGACCGCGGCCCGATGATCATCGATGTCGGCGAGAAGGTCTATGCCGGCATGATCATCGGCATCCACACGCGTGACAACGATCTGGAAGTCAACGTGCTGAAGGGCAAGAAGCTCACCAACATGCGCGCCTCCGGCAAGGACGAAGCCGTCAAGCTGACCCCACCGATCCGCATGACGCTTGACCGTGCACTCTCCTGGATCCAGGACGACGAATTGGTCGAAGTGACGCCGAAGAACATCCGCCTGCGCAAGATGTACCTCGACTCGAACGACCGCAAGCGTTTCGAAAAGTCGCGCGGCGCTGCATAA